A stretch of the Taeniopygia guttata chromosome 3, bTaeGut7.mat, whole genome shotgun sequence genome encodes the following:
- the ANKRD6 gene encoding ankyrin repeat domain-containing protein 6 isoform X1 produces MSQQDVVAVLSERLLVAAYKGQVENVVQLINRGAKVAVTKMVSEKKRKNMKETKSNEEYTYRCPGADFSITHGRTPLHLAAYKGHLHVVQVLLKAGCDLDIQDDGDQTALHRAAVVGNTDVIATLIQEGCALDRQDKDGNTALHEACWHGFSQSAKVLVKAGANVLAKNKAGNTPLHLACQNSHSQSTRVLLLGGSRADLKNNAGDTCLHVAARYNHLPIIRVLLSAFCSVHEKNQAGDTALHVAAALNHKKVVKLLLEAGADASVVNNAGQTPLEVARQHNNPEVALLLTKASQVSRFNRGRSLRKKRERLKEERRAQSVPRDEVVQSKQGSVSAADDTPSSDQPPERKNNLKDKPRSASPDPKGKKSKKKKPKEKVSALSDPISPADQQTLPQPQKNVPKRRSKHHCSSPPPPHEVRAYQLYTLYRGKDGKVMQAPINGCRCEPLINKLENQLEATVEEIKAELGTVQDKMNIKLGQMESKTQHQLRVLDKLMAERLSAERTECLHRLQQHTELEKSEGAKRQISLVDELKTWCLLKIQNLELKLSGDSRSSRPKSTLSTCESLTETLDTDNNPNSAKDCKANQPVLQSEGSHQHSYITLPNSLLEDGGRSRVQMPEQSFGQHFCIKQDGALGTTTSGTEQQVVAGGPVSSSAPAQDVRPKDKAVSASTFHRFQQDLPCSELSGSKLRHVKVQAALQPGTEPTKTEPQSSCFIDKGTQTKRSSKSGQSRHKVLHHTGAQQGQEQQPSAPPAPPLRDTSQALEITQYFFEAVSTQMEKWYERKIEEARCQANQRAQQDKAALKEHIKCLEEELSKLRTKVQKES; encoded by the exons AtggtttcagaaaaaaagaggaagaatatgaaagaaacaaaatccaatGAAGAATACACATACAGATGTCCAGGTGCTGACTTCAGCATTACG CATGGCCGAACCCCACTGCATCTTGCTGCCTACAAGGGTCATCTCCATGTGGTCCAGGTTTTGTTGAAGGCAGGTTGTGATCTGGATATTCAGGATGAT GGTGACCAGACAGCACTGCACCGGGCTGCTGTCGTAGGGAACACTGATGTAATAGCAACTCTGATTCAAGAGGGCTGTGCTTTGGACAGACAAGACAAG GATGGGAACACTGCTCTTCATGAAGCTTGTTGGCATGGATTCAGTCAGTCTGCCAAAGTGCTTGTTAAAGCAGGAGCCAATGTTCTTGCCAAGAACAAG GCAGGTAACACACCTCTTCACCTGGCTTGCCAGAATAGCCATTCCCAGAGTACTCGTGTTTTGTTACTTGGAGGATCTCGAGCAGACCTCAAAAATAAT gCAGGAGATACCTGTCTGCATGTGGCTGCTCGTTATAATCACTTGCCCATCATTAGGGTGCTGCTCAGTGCTTTCTGTTCTGTCCATGAAAAGAACCAG GCAGGGGATACTGCACTCCATGTAGCTGCTGCTCTAAATCACAAGAAGGTGGTGAAGCTCTTGCTGGAAGCAGGGGCTGATGCATCTGTTGTCAACAAT gCAGGCCAGACCCCGCTAGAGGTTGCCAGGCAGCACAATAACCCCGAGGTTGCGCTCCTGCTCACTAAAGCATCACAG GTCTCGCGTTTTAACCGTGGGAGAAGCctgaggaagaagagagagagactgaaggaggaaaggagggcTCAGTCGGTGCCACGGGATGAAGTGGTACAGAGCAAG CAGGGCAGTGTCTCAGCTGCTGATGACACACCAAGCAGCGACCAGCCCCCAGAGAGGAAGAACAATCTGAAGGATAAACCCCGGTCAGCCTCACCAGatcccaaaggaaaaaagagcaaaaagaaaaagccaaaggaaaag GTTTCAGCACTCTCGGACCCCATCTCCCCAGCTGATCAGCAGAcactcccccagccccagaagAACGTGCCTAAGCGCAGAAGTAAACACCACTGCTCTTCTCCACCCCCTCCCCACGAGGTCCGAGCCTACCAGCTCTACACGCTCTACCGAGGAAAGGACGGGAAGGTGATGCAG GCACCCATAAATGGATGTCGTTGTGAGCCCCTGATAAATAAACTGGAGAATCAGCTGGAGGCAACAGTGGAAGAGATAAAAGCTGAACTTGGGACAGTACAAGATAAAATGAATATTAAGCTGGGCCAGATGGAAAGCAAAACTCAACATCAA CTCCGAGTTTTGGACAAGCTCATGGCTGAGCGACTGTCAGCAGAGAGGACAGAGTGCCTTCACcgcctgcagcagcacacagagctggaaaagagtGAGGGGGCGAAGCGGCAG ATTTCCTTGGTTGATGAGCTGAAGACCTGGTGCTTGTTGAAGATTCAGAATCTGGAGCTCAAGCTTTCTGGCGATTCCAGGTCATCAAGACCAAAATCAACTTTGTCCACTTGCGAGTCTCTCACTGAGACCCTGGATACTGACAACAACCCCAACAGTGCCAAGGACTGTAAAGCCaaccagcctgtgctgcagtcAGAGGGCTCCCACCAGCATTCCTATATCACACTTCCAAATAGCCTCTTGGAAGatgggggaaggagcagagtcCAAATGCCAGAACAAAGCTTTGGGCAACACTTTTGCATTAAACAAGATGGAGCATTGGGTACAACCACATCAG GTACAGAGCAACAGGTAGTGGCTGGTGGACCAGTTTCTTCTTCTGCCCCTGCTCAAGATGTCAGGCCAAAGGACAAAGCTGTGAGTGCCAGCACGTTCCACAGGTTCCAGCAGGatctgccctgctctgagcttTCGGGCTCCAAATTAAGACATGTTAAAGTTCAAGCTGCTTTGCAGCCAGGGACTGAACCTACAAAGACTGaaccacagagcagctgcttcaTTGACAAAGGAACTCAGACTAAAAGGTCCAGCAAAAGTGGGCAGTCGCGGCACAAAGTTCTGCACCACAccggggcacagcagggccaggagcagcagccctcaGCCCCGCCTGCCCCTCCGCTCAGAGACACCTCCCAGGCCCTGGAGATAACCCAGTACTTCTTCGAGGCCGTTTCCACGCAGATGGAGAAGTGGTACGAGCGGAAGATAGAAGAAGCCCGGTGCCAAGCAAACCAGAGAGCGCAGCAGGACAAAGCTGCACTCAAGGAGCACATCAAATGCTTGGAAGAGGAGCTGAGCAAATTAAGAACTAAAGTGCAGAAAGAGAGCTAG
- the ANKRD6 gene encoding ankyrin repeat domain-containing protein 6 isoform X8 produces the protein MSQQDVVAVLSERLLVAAYKGQVENVVQLINRGAKVAVTKMVSEKKRKNMKETKSNEEYTYRCPGADFSITHGRTPLHLAAYKGHLHVVQVLLKAGCDLDIQDDGDQTALHRAAVVGNTDVIATLIQEGCALDRQDKDGNTALHEACWHGFSQSAKVLVKAGANVLAKNKAGDTALHVAAALNHKKVVKLLLEAGADASVVNNAGQTPLEVARQHNNPEVALLLTKASQVSRFNRGRSLRKKRERLKEERRAQSVPRDEVVQSKQGSVSAADDTPSSDQPPERKNNLKDKPRSASPDPKGKKSKKKKPKEKVSALSDPISPADQQTLPQPQKNVPKRRSKHHCSSPPPPHEVRAYQLYTLYRGKDGKVMQAPINGCRCEPLINKLENQLEATVEEIKAELGTVQDKMNIKLGQMESKTQHQLRVLDKLMAERLSAERTECLHRLQQHTELEKSEGAKRQISLVDELKTWCLLKIQNLELKLSGDSRSSRPKSTLSTCESLTETLDTDNNPNSAKDCKANQPVLQSEGSHQHSYITLPNSLLEDGGRSRVQMPEQSFGQHFCIKQDGALGTTTSGTEQQVVAGGPVSSSAPAQDVRPKDKAVSASTFHRFQQDLPCSELSGSKLRHVKVQAALQPGTEPTKTEPQSSCFIDKGTQTKRSSKSGQSRHKVLHHTGAQQGQEQQPSAPPAPPLRDTSQALEITQYFFEAVSTQMEKWYERKIEEARCQANQRAQQDKAALKEHIKCLEEELSKLRTKVQKES, from the exons AtggtttcagaaaaaaagaggaagaatatgaaagaaacaaaatccaatGAAGAATACACATACAGATGTCCAGGTGCTGACTTCAGCATTACG CATGGCCGAACCCCACTGCATCTTGCTGCCTACAAGGGTCATCTCCATGTGGTCCAGGTTTTGTTGAAGGCAGGTTGTGATCTGGATATTCAGGATGAT GGTGACCAGACAGCACTGCACCGGGCTGCTGTCGTAGGGAACACTGATGTAATAGCAACTCTGATTCAAGAGGGCTGTGCTTTGGACAGACAAGACAAG GATGGGAACACTGCTCTTCATGAAGCTTGTTGGCATGGATTCAGTCAGTCTGCCAAAGTGCTTGTTAAAGCAGGAGCCAATGTTCTTGCCAAGAACAAG GCAGGGGATACTGCACTCCATGTAGCTGCTGCTCTAAATCACAAGAAGGTGGTGAAGCTCTTGCTGGAAGCAGGGGCTGATGCATCTGTTGTCAACAAT gCAGGCCAGACCCCGCTAGAGGTTGCCAGGCAGCACAATAACCCCGAGGTTGCGCTCCTGCTCACTAAAGCATCACAG GTCTCGCGTTTTAACCGTGGGAGAAGCctgaggaagaagagagagagactgaaggaggaaaggagggcTCAGTCGGTGCCACGGGATGAAGTGGTACAGAGCAAG CAGGGCAGTGTCTCAGCTGCTGATGACACACCAAGCAGCGACCAGCCCCCAGAGAGGAAGAACAATCTGAAGGATAAACCCCGGTCAGCCTCACCAGatcccaaaggaaaaaagagcaaaaagaaaaagccaaaggaaaag GTTTCAGCACTCTCGGACCCCATCTCCCCAGCTGATCAGCAGAcactcccccagccccagaagAACGTGCCTAAGCGCAGAAGTAAACACCACTGCTCTTCTCCACCCCCTCCCCACGAGGTCCGAGCCTACCAGCTCTACACGCTCTACCGAGGAAAGGACGGGAAGGTGATGCAG GCACCCATAAATGGATGTCGTTGTGAGCCCCTGATAAATAAACTGGAGAATCAGCTGGAGGCAACAGTGGAAGAGATAAAAGCTGAACTTGGGACAGTACAAGATAAAATGAATATTAAGCTGGGCCAGATGGAAAGCAAAACTCAACATCAA CTCCGAGTTTTGGACAAGCTCATGGCTGAGCGACTGTCAGCAGAGAGGACAGAGTGCCTTCACcgcctgcagcagcacacagagctggaaaagagtGAGGGGGCGAAGCGGCAG ATTTCCTTGGTTGATGAGCTGAAGACCTGGTGCTTGTTGAAGATTCAGAATCTGGAGCTCAAGCTTTCTGGCGATTCCAGGTCATCAAGACCAAAATCAACTTTGTCCACTTGCGAGTCTCTCACTGAGACCCTGGATACTGACAACAACCCCAACAGTGCCAAGGACTGTAAAGCCaaccagcctgtgctgcagtcAGAGGGCTCCCACCAGCATTCCTATATCACACTTCCAAATAGCCTCTTGGAAGatgggggaaggagcagagtcCAAATGCCAGAACAAAGCTTTGGGCAACACTTTTGCATTAAACAAGATGGAGCATTGGGTACAACCACATCAG GTACAGAGCAACAGGTAGTGGCTGGTGGACCAGTTTCTTCTTCTGCCCCTGCTCAAGATGTCAGGCCAAAGGACAAAGCTGTGAGTGCCAGCACGTTCCACAGGTTCCAGCAGGatctgccctgctctgagcttTCGGGCTCCAAATTAAGACATGTTAAAGTTCAAGCTGCTTTGCAGCCAGGGACTGAACCTACAAAGACTGaaccacagagcagctgcttcaTTGACAAAGGAACTCAGACTAAAAGGTCCAGCAAAAGTGGGCAGTCGCGGCACAAAGTTCTGCACCACAccggggcacagcagggccaggagcagcagccctcaGCCCCGCCTGCCCCTCCGCTCAGAGACACCTCCCAGGCCCTGGAGATAACCCAGTACTTCTTCGAGGCCGTTTCCACGCAGATGGAGAAGTGGTACGAGCGGAAGATAGAAGAAGCCCGGTGCCAAGCAAACCAGAGAGCGCAGCAGGACAAAGCTGCACTCAAGGAGCACATCAAATGCTTGGAAGAGGAGCTGAGCAAATTAAGAACTAAAGTGCAGAAAGAGAGCTAG
- the ANKRD6 gene encoding ankyrin repeat domain-containing protein 6 isoform X2, with protein sequence MSQQDVVAVLSERLLVAAYKGQVENVVQLINRGAKVAVTKMVSEKKRKNMKETKSNEEYTYRCPGADFSITHGRTPLHLAAYKGHLHVVQVLLKAGCDLDIQDDGDQTALHRAAVVGNTDVIATLIQEGCALDRQDKDGNTALHEACWHGFSQSAKVLVKAGANVLAKNKAGNTPLHLACQNSHSQSTRVLLLGGSRADLKNNAGDTCLHVAARYNHLPIIRVLLSAFCSVHEKNQAGDTALHVAAALNHKKVVKLLLEAGADASVVNNAGQTPLEVARQHNNPEVALLLTKASQVSRFNRGRSLRKKRERLKEERRAQSVPRDEVVQSKGSVSAADDTPSSDQPPERKNNLKDKPRSASPDPKGKKSKKKKPKEKVSALSDPISPADQQTLPQPQKNVPKRRSKHHCSSPPPPHEVRAYQLYTLYRGKDGKVMQAPINGCRCEPLINKLENQLEATVEEIKAELGTVQDKMNIKLGQMESKTQHQLRVLDKLMAERLSAERTECLHRLQQHTELEKSEGAKRQISLVDELKTWCLLKIQNLELKLSGDSRSSRPKSTLSTCESLTETLDTDNNPNSAKDCKANQPVLQSEGSHQHSYITLPNSLLEDGGRSRVQMPEQSFGQHFCIKQDGALGTTTSGTEQQVVAGGPVSSSAPAQDVRPKDKAVSASTFHRFQQDLPCSELSGSKLRHVKVQAALQPGTEPTKTEPQSSCFIDKGTQTKRSSKSGQSRHKVLHHTGAQQGQEQQPSAPPAPPLRDTSQALEITQYFFEAVSTQMEKWYERKIEEARCQANQRAQQDKAALKEHIKCLEEELSKLRTKVQKES encoded by the exons AtggtttcagaaaaaaagaggaagaatatgaaagaaacaaaatccaatGAAGAATACACATACAGATGTCCAGGTGCTGACTTCAGCATTACG CATGGCCGAACCCCACTGCATCTTGCTGCCTACAAGGGTCATCTCCATGTGGTCCAGGTTTTGTTGAAGGCAGGTTGTGATCTGGATATTCAGGATGAT GGTGACCAGACAGCACTGCACCGGGCTGCTGTCGTAGGGAACACTGATGTAATAGCAACTCTGATTCAAGAGGGCTGTGCTTTGGACAGACAAGACAAG GATGGGAACACTGCTCTTCATGAAGCTTGTTGGCATGGATTCAGTCAGTCTGCCAAAGTGCTTGTTAAAGCAGGAGCCAATGTTCTTGCCAAGAACAAG GCAGGTAACACACCTCTTCACCTGGCTTGCCAGAATAGCCATTCCCAGAGTACTCGTGTTTTGTTACTTGGAGGATCTCGAGCAGACCTCAAAAATAAT gCAGGAGATACCTGTCTGCATGTGGCTGCTCGTTATAATCACTTGCCCATCATTAGGGTGCTGCTCAGTGCTTTCTGTTCTGTCCATGAAAAGAACCAG GCAGGGGATACTGCACTCCATGTAGCTGCTGCTCTAAATCACAAGAAGGTGGTGAAGCTCTTGCTGGAAGCAGGGGCTGATGCATCTGTTGTCAACAAT gCAGGCCAGACCCCGCTAGAGGTTGCCAGGCAGCACAATAACCCCGAGGTTGCGCTCCTGCTCACTAAAGCATCACAG GTCTCGCGTTTTAACCGTGGGAGAAGCctgaggaagaagagagagagactgaaggaggaaaggagggcTCAGTCGGTGCCACGGGATGAAGTGGTACAGAGCAAG GGCAGTGTCTCAGCTGCTGATGACACACCAAGCAGCGACCAGCCCCCAGAGAGGAAGAACAATCTGAAGGATAAACCCCGGTCAGCCTCACCAGatcccaaaggaaaaaagagcaaaaagaaaaagccaaaggaaaag GTTTCAGCACTCTCGGACCCCATCTCCCCAGCTGATCAGCAGAcactcccccagccccagaagAACGTGCCTAAGCGCAGAAGTAAACACCACTGCTCTTCTCCACCCCCTCCCCACGAGGTCCGAGCCTACCAGCTCTACACGCTCTACCGAGGAAAGGACGGGAAGGTGATGCAG GCACCCATAAATGGATGTCGTTGTGAGCCCCTGATAAATAAACTGGAGAATCAGCTGGAGGCAACAGTGGAAGAGATAAAAGCTGAACTTGGGACAGTACAAGATAAAATGAATATTAAGCTGGGCCAGATGGAAAGCAAAACTCAACATCAA CTCCGAGTTTTGGACAAGCTCATGGCTGAGCGACTGTCAGCAGAGAGGACAGAGTGCCTTCACcgcctgcagcagcacacagagctggaaaagagtGAGGGGGCGAAGCGGCAG ATTTCCTTGGTTGATGAGCTGAAGACCTGGTGCTTGTTGAAGATTCAGAATCTGGAGCTCAAGCTTTCTGGCGATTCCAGGTCATCAAGACCAAAATCAACTTTGTCCACTTGCGAGTCTCTCACTGAGACCCTGGATACTGACAACAACCCCAACAGTGCCAAGGACTGTAAAGCCaaccagcctgtgctgcagtcAGAGGGCTCCCACCAGCATTCCTATATCACACTTCCAAATAGCCTCTTGGAAGatgggggaaggagcagagtcCAAATGCCAGAACAAAGCTTTGGGCAACACTTTTGCATTAAACAAGATGGAGCATTGGGTACAACCACATCAG GTACAGAGCAACAGGTAGTGGCTGGTGGACCAGTTTCTTCTTCTGCCCCTGCTCAAGATGTCAGGCCAAAGGACAAAGCTGTGAGTGCCAGCACGTTCCACAGGTTCCAGCAGGatctgccctgctctgagcttTCGGGCTCCAAATTAAGACATGTTAAAGTTCAAGCTGCTTTGCAGCCAGGGACTGAACCTACAAAGACTGaaccacagagcagctgcttcaTTGACAAAGGAACTCAGACTAAAAGGTCCAGCAAAAGTGGGCAGTCGCGGCACAAAGTTCTGCACCACAccggggcacagcagggccaggagcagcagccctcaGCCCCGCCTGCCCCTCCGCTCAGAGACACCTCCCAGGCCCTGGAGATAACCCAGTACTTCTTCGAGGCCGTTTCCACGCAGATGGAGAAGTGGTACGAGCGGAAGATAGAAGAAGCCCGGTGCCAAGCAAACCAGAGAGCGCAGCAGGACAAAGCTGCACTCAAGGAGCACATCAAATGCTTGGAAGAGGAGCTGAGCAAATTAAGAACTAAAGTGCAGAAAGAGAGCTAG
- the ANKRD6 gene encoding ankyrin repeat domain-containing protein 6 isoform X7, with translation MSQQDVVAVLSERLLVAAYKGQVENVVQLINRGAKVAVTKMVSEKKRKNMKETKSNEEYTYRCPGADFSITHGRTPLHLAAYKGHLHVVQVLLKAGCDLDIQDDGDQTALHRAAVVGNTDVIATLIQEGCALDRQDKDGNTALHEACWHGFSQSAKVLVKAGANVLAKNKAGNTPLHLACQNSHSQSTRVLLLGGSRADLKNNAGDTALHVAAALNHKKVVKLLLEAGADASVVNNAGQTPLEVARQHNNPEVALLLTKASQVSRFNRGRSLRKKRERLKEERRAQSVPRDEVVQSKQGSVSAADDTPSSDQPPERKNNLKDKPRSASPDPKGKKSKKKKPKEKVSALSDPISPADQQTLPQPQKNVPKRRSKHHCSSPPPPHEVRAYQLYTLYRGKDGKVMQAPINGCRCEPLINKLENQLEATVEEIKAELGTVQDKMNIKLGQMESKTQHQLRVLDKLMAERLSAERTECLHRLQQHTELEKSEGAKRQISLVDELKTWCLLKIQNLELKLSGDSRSSRPKSTLSTCESLTETLDTDNNPNSAKDCKANQPVLQSEGSHQHSYITLPNSLLEDGGRSRVQMPEQSFGQHFCIKQDGALGTTTSGTEQQVVAGGPVSSSAPAQDVRPKDKAVSASTFHRFQQDLPCSELSGSKLRHVKVQAALQPGTEPTKTEPQSSCFIDKGTQTKRSSKSGQSRHKVLHHTGAQQGQEQQPSAPPAPPLRDTSQALEITQYFFEAVSTQMEKWYERKIEEARCQANQRAQQDKAALKEHIKCLEEELSKLRTKVQKES, from the exons AtggtttcagaaaaaaagaggaagaatatgaaagaaacaaaatccaatGAAGAATACACATACAGATGTCCAGGTGCTGACTTCAGCATTACG CATGGCCGAACCCCACTGCATCTTGCTGCCTACAAGGGTCATCTCCATGTGGTCCAGGTTTTGTTGAAGGCAGGTTGTGATCTGGATATTCAGGATGAT GGTGACCAGACAGCACTGCACCGGGCTGCTGTCGTAGGGAACACTGATGTAATAGCAACTCTGATTCAAGAGGGCTGTGCTTTGGACAGACAAGACAAG GATGGGAACACTGCTCTTCATGAAGCTTGTTGGCATGGATTCAGTCAGTCTGCCAAAGTGCTTGTTAAAGCAGGAGCCAATGTTCTTGCCAAGAACAAG GCAGGTAACACACCTCTTCACCTGGCTTGCCAGAATAGCCATTCCCAGAGTACTCGTGTTTTGTTACTTGGAGGATCTCGAGCAGACCTCAAAAATAAT GCAGGGGATACTGCACTCCATGTAGCTGCTGCTCTAAATCACAAGAAGGTGGTGAAGCTCTTGCTGGAAGCAGGGGCTGATGCATCTGTTGTCAACAAT gCAGGCCAGACCCCGCTAGAGGTTGCCAGGCAGCACAATAACCCCGAGGTTGCGCTCCTGCTCACTAAAGCATCACAG GTCTCGCGTTTTAACCGTGGGAGAAGCctgaggaagaagagagagagactgaaggaggaaaggagggcTCAGTCGGTGCCACGGGATGAAGTGGTACAGAGCAAG CAGGGCAGTGTCTCAGCTGCTGATGACACACCAAGCAGCGACCAGCCCCCAGAGAGGAAGAACAATCTGAAGGATAAACCCCGGTCAGCCTCACCAGatcccaaaggaaaaaagagcaaaaagaaaaagccaaaggaaaag GTTTCAGCACTCTCGGACCCCATCTCCCCAGCTGATCAGCAGAcactcccccagccccagaagAACGTGCCTAAGCGCAGAAGTAAACACCACTGCTCTTCTCCACCCCCTCCCCACGAGGTCCGAGCCTACCAGCTCTACACGCTCTACCGAGGAAAGGACGGGAAGGTGATGCAG GCACCCATAAATGGATGTCGTTGTGAGCCCCTGATAAATAAACTGGAGAATCAGCTGGAGGCAACAGTGGAAGAGATAAAAGCTGAACTTGGGACAGTACAAGATAAAATGAATATTAAGCTGGGCCAGATGGAAAGCAAAACTCAACATCAA CTCCGAGTTTTGGACAAGCTCATGGCTGAGCGACTGTCAGCAGAGAGGACAGAGTGCCTTCACcgcctgcagcagcacacagagctggaaaagagtGAGGGGGCGAAGCGGCAG ATTTCCTTGGTTGATGAGCTGAAGACCTGGTGCTTGTTGAAGATTCAGAATCTGGAGCTCAAGCTTTCTGGCGATTCCAGGTCATCAAGACCAAAATCAACTTTGTCCACTTGCGAGTCTCTCACTGAGACCCTGGATACTGACAACAACCCCAACAGTGCCAAGGACTGTAAAGCCaaccagcctgtgctgcagtcAGAGGGCTCCCACCAGCATTCCTATATCACACTTCCAAATAGCCTCTTGGAAGatgggggaaggagcagagtcCAAATGCCAGAACAAAGCTTTGGGCAACACTTTTGCATTAAACAAGATGGAGCATTGGGTACAACCACATCAG GTACAGAGCAACAGGTAGTGGCTGGTGGACCAGTTTCTTCTTCTGCCCCTGCTCAAGATGTCAGGCCAAAGGACAAAGCTGTGAGTGCCAGCACGTTCCACAGGTTCCAGCAGGatctgccctgctctgagcttTCGGGCTCCAAATTAAGACATGTTAAAGTTCAAGCTGCTTTGCAGCCAGGGACTGAACCTACAAAGACTGaaccacagagcagctgcttcaTTGACAAAGGAACTCAGACTAAAAGGTCCAGCAAAAGTGGGCAGTCGCGGCACAAAGTTCTGCACCACAccggggcacagcagggccaggagcagcagccctcaGCCCCGCCTGCCCCTCCGCTCAGAGACACCTCCCAGGCCCTGGAGATAACCCAGTACTTCTTCGAGGCCGTTTCCACGCAGATGGAGAAGTGGTACGAGCGGAAGATAGAAGAAGCCCGGTGCCAAGCAAACCAGAGAGCGCAGCAGGACAAAGCTGCACTCAAGGAGCACATCAAATGCTTGGAAGAGGAGCTGAGCAAATTAAGAACTAAAGTGCAGAAAGAGAGCTAG